One window of the Runella slithyformis DSM 19594 genome contains the following:
- a CDS encoding gliding motility lipoprotein GldH has protein sequence MDLFRRLATKTSAYLLLFSLFLLAGSCDSNSVYKDHEDIEDGQWYLKNEPVFTFEITDTTQTYNVYYLVRNSIAYPYYNLYVKRFLLNDKNKIVNEALNELILMDEKSGKPLGDGLGDLFDHKIMALKSYRFPRKGKYTFKIRQYMRQDPLPEILSMGVSIEKEVVNSK, from the coding sequence ATGGATTTGTTTCGCCGCCTTGCCACAAAAACGTCTGCGTATCTACTGCTTTTTTCCCTGTTTCTCCTTGCCGGAAGTTGTGACTCTAATTCCGTCTATAAAGACCACGAAGACATTGAAGACGGGCAATGGTACCTGAAGAATGAGCCTGTATTTACCTTTGAGATCACCGACACTACGCAAACCTACAACGTGTATTATCTGGTGCGTAACAGCATTGCCTATCCTTACTACAACCTCTACGTAAAGCGTTTTTTGCTCAATGACAAAAACAAAATCGTTAACGAAGCGTTGAATGAATTGATTTTGATGGACGAAAAAAGCGGCAAGCCCCTGGGCGACGGATTGGGTGACCTGTTTGACCATAAGATAATGGCCCTCAAAAGCTATCGTTTTCCGCGCAAGGGAAAATATACGTTCAAAATCCGCCAATACATGCGTCAGGATCCGTTGCCGGAGATTCTGAGCATGGGCGTAAGCATAGAAAAAGAAGTTGTTAATTCGAAGTAG